From a region of the Chitinophaga caseinilytica genome:
- the dapF gene encoding diaminopimelate epimerase — MQIHFYKYQGTGNDFVIVDNRSGEYSGLTTEQIEHLCDRRFGIGADGLMMLENEDGYDFRMKYHNSDGREGSMCGNGGRCLTAFARNMGIKGDTLRFIASDGEHDAKFRDNGWVELKMKDVDQVEVGNNYFYLNTGSPHFVRFVTDIQEVDVYEEGRGIRYNERFAAVGTNVNFVQETDQGIFVRTYERGVEDETFSCGTGVTAAALTAAPGEAGQYAIPVETLGGHLEVRYLRTGERSFEDIWLCGPATPVFEGNIKI, encoded by the coding sequence ATGCAGATCCATTTCTATAAATACCAGGGAACAGGGAACGATTTCGTGATCGTAGACAACCGTTCCGGCGAATATTCCGGCCTCACGACCGAACAGATCGAACATTTGTGCGACCGCCGCTTCGGCATCGGGGCAGACGGGTTGATGATGCTGGAAAACGAGGACGGGTACGACTTCCGGATGAAATACCACAATTCCGACGGCCGCGAAGGCAGCATGTGCGGGAACGGCGGCCGCTGCCTCACCGCTTTCGCCCGGAACATGGGGATCAAGGGAGATACGCTCCGGTTCATCGCGTCTGACGGCGAGCATGACGCCAAATTCCGCGACAATGGCTGGGTGGAACTGAAGATGAAGGATGTGGACCAGGTGGAGGTCGGGAACAACTATTTCTACCTCAATACCGGCTCCCCGCACTTCGTGCGCTTCGTGACCGATATCCAGGAAGTGGACGTGTACGAGGAAGGGCGCGGCATCCGCTATAACGAGCGTTTTGCCGCTGTGGGCACCAACGTCAACTTCGTGCAGGAAACCGACCAGGGCATTTTCGTGCGCACCTATGAGCGGGGCGTGGAAGACGAGACCTTCTCCTGCGGCACCGGCGTTACCGCCGCCGCCCTCACCGCTGCGCCCGGCGAAGCCGGACAATACGCCATCCCCGTGGAAACCCTCGGCGGCCACCTGGAAGTCAGGTACCTGCGGACGGGCGAGCGCAGCTTCGAGGACATCTGGCTCTGCGGCCCCGCCACGCCTGTATTTGAAGGAAATATTAAAATTTAG
- a CDS encoding magnesium transporter CorA family protein yields MEIKEPDNGAWVNITPPLKQSEFEQLSEELDIPLDFLTDSLDIDEKSRFELEDNVKLIVLKTPTENNSINESDSYYITIPIVIILTHNQIVTVNSFDNAAIKKFLNTFHNRHPEKRNMMVLKIFEKVVMNFLDYLKEINQRRNLLEQKLYDSNRNEELLYLMRIQKSLVYFVTALRSNELLLMKLERTNFLGLNEDEKEFLHDLIVDTSQALEMANIYTNILSSTMDAFASIISNNLNFVMKRLTSITIVLTLPVLVASIYGMNVEIPYAHSKYSFYIPVTIAIITAIVMSWYFMKKKWF; encoded by the coding sequence GTGGAAATCAAGGAACCGGACAACGGCGCCTGGGTGAATATTACCCCGCCGTTGAAACAATCCGAGTTCGAACAACTGTCGGAAGAGCTGGACATCCCGCTGGACTTTTTGACCGACTCGCTGGATATCGACGAAAAAAGCCGTTTCGAGCTGGAAGACAATGTGAAGCTCATCGTTCTCAAGACCCCCACGGAAAATAACTCCATCAACGAAAGCGACAGCTACTACATCACGATCCCCATCGTGATCATCCTCACCCACAACCAGATCGTCACCGTCAATTCATTCGACAACGCCGCCATCAAGAAATTCCTCAACACCTTCCACAACCGCCATCCCGAGAAGCGGAACATGATGGTGCTGAAGATTTTCGAGAAAGTGGTCATGAACTTCCTCGATTACCTCAAGGAAATCAACCAGCGCCGCAATCTGCTCGAACAGAAACTCTACGACTCCAACCGGAACGAGGAACTGCTGTACCTGATGCGCATCCAGAAATCCCTCGTATACTTCGTCACCGCCCTGCGCAGCAACGAACTGCTGCTCATGAAGCTGGAACGCACCAACTTCCTCGGCCTCAACGAAGATGAAAAGGAATTCCTGCACGATCTGATCGTAGACACTTCCCAGGCATTGGAAATGGCCAATATCTACACCAACATCCTTTCCTCTACCATGGACGCGTTCGCGAGCATCATCTCCAACAACCTCAACTTCGTGATGAAACGCCTCACGTCCATCACGATCGTGCTCACGCTGCCCGTACTCGTAGCCAGCATTTACGGAATGAACGTGGAAATCCCCTACGCCCATTCCAAATACAGCTTCTACATCCCCGTAACGATCGCCATTATCACGGCCATCGTCATGAGCTGGTACTTCATGAAGAAAAAGTGGTTCTAG
- a CDS encoding NUDIX domain-containing protein, with translation MPQFTVRVYGIMINEKKQVLVSDEYIRGGYYTKFPGGGLEFGEGTLECMVREWQEELSQDVEVVEHIYTTDFFQISAFDNTNQIISIYYLVKPVSPFVAPLLEEPFGFEIPEGADQVEGVRWVDWADFSAQAVTLPIDKVLADIVKSKY, from the coding sequence ATGCCTCAGTTTACGGTCCGTGTATACGGCATCATGATCAATGAAAAGAAACAGGTGCTCGTGAGCGACGAGTACATCCGCGGCGGTTATTATACCAAATTCCCCGGCGGCGGGCTCGAGTTCGGCGAAGGAACGCTGGAATGCATGGTGCGGGAATGGCAGGAAGAGCTGAGCCAGGATGTGGAAGTGGTGGAACATATCTATACCACCGATTTTTTCCAGATTTCCGCGTTCGACAATACCAACCAGATCATTTCCATTTACTATCTCGTGAAGCCGGTGTCGCCGTTCGTGGCGCCTTTGCTGGAGGAGCCTTTCGGGTTTGAGATACCGGAGGGTGCAGACCAGGTGGAGGGCGTGAGATGGGTGGATTGGGCCGATTTTTCGGCACAGGCAGTAACCCTGCCGATCGACAAGGTGCTGGCCGATATCGTCAAATCAAAATACTAG
- a CDS encoding queuosine precursor transporter, with protein MITNILKDKPTRVFIILAGIFVANALIAEIIGVKIFSLEATFGMSPVNIMIFGDAYSFNMTAGVLLWPVVFIMTDIINEYYGVKGVRFLSYLTAALIAFAFIVFYIAIRLDPAAFFVTSKVEAGVPDMDKAYGQILGQGSMIIIASLTAFLLGQLVDVFTFHKIKKVTGEGKIWLRSTGSTLVSQLIDSFVVLFCAFYLFPLIAGQKGQVWPLGLVISVCIINYIYKFTVAIVLTPVIYWVHGIIERYLGHELAGEMKRAAMNR; from the coding sequence ATGATTACCAATATATTGAAAGACAAGCCCACCCGGGTCTTCATCATCCTCGCCGGCATTTTCGTGGCCAACGCCCTCATCGCCGAGATCATCGGCGTCAAGATCTTTTCGCTGGAAGCCACCTTCGGCATGAGCCCCGTGAACATCATGATCTTCGGGGACGCGTACAGTTTCAATATGACCGCCGGCGTACTGCTCTGGCCCGTCGTTTTTATCATGACCGATATCATCAATGAATATTACGGTGTGAAGGGCGTCCGTTTCCTGTCGTACCTCACCGCCGCGCTCATCGCCTTCGCGTTCATCGTCTTTTACATCGCCATCCGCCTCGATCCCGCCGCTTTCTTCGTGACCAGCAAGGTGGAGGCCGGCGTTCCGGATATGGACAAGGCGTATGGTCAGATACTCGGCCAGGGCTCCATGATCATCATCGCGTCGCTCACGGCTTTTTTGCTGGGGCAGCTGGTAGACGTGTTCACGTTCCACAAGATCAAGAAAGTGACCGGGGAGGGCAAAATCTGGCTCCGTTCTACCGGGTCCACGCTTGTTTCGCAACTCATCGACTCGTTCGTAGTGCTGTTTTGCGCGTTCTACCTCTTCCCGCTCATCGCCGGTCAAAAAGGACAGGTGTGGCCGCTGGGGCTGGTGATCAGCGTCTGCATCATCAATTACATCTATAAATTCACGGTCGCCATCGTGCTCACACCGGTCATCTATTGGGTCCACGGCATCATCGAAAGATACCTGGGCCACGAGCTGGCGGGGGAGATGAAACGTGCGGCCATGAACCGATAA
- a CDS encoding YfhO family protein has protein sequence MQQTWQKGLLKHVYAVLIFLGLAFLFCSPVLNDMELRQTDNVSWKGMSQEARAYHDSTGINPVWTNAMFGGMPTYQIYMAQDNFTYYLHEIFTLGLPKPVNFYFLAMIGFYFLLSVMNFRWWIAVMGAIAFGFGSYNAMIIAAGHDTKMFTIAYMAPLLAGILLAYRGKYFIGGIITCITLCLMITSGHYQMVYYMLLVCLCIGIGYLVHAVKTKQVPQFLKATGTLVVFGALSVLPSTVTIWTTTEFGKYTMRGGHSELTPAAGTESDKTKGGLDKSYAFNWSEGIFETLTVVAPNLYGGPSSGPLPDNGEMHKQLTTMGVPEAQANEFVKNMPRYWGSQPMTDGGVYWGAIILFFFVLALFIVKDFNKWWIVAACIVGVVLAWGSNLSFINYFLFDHLPLYNKFRAPAQALVIPQVLVPFFACWGLNQLMTDAQDKTLALKDLKKALYVTGGLALLLVVCSFGVLSFTHSQDFALQYFSQFVGGDQNMLGQIITALKADRASLLRIDALRSLFFIVAAFALCWAWLKGKLAATPALAILAGLVAVDQMWISNRYLGKENYVTPSDYSAIFAPSPVDIEIKKDPDPYYRVFNTARFEDAISSYHHKSVGGYSPVKLARYQDLIEHQLSKGTPGVVNMLNTKYIIFQTPQGQLSYQRNPEALGNAWFVDSLVWAKNADAEMKTLDSLPTAHAAVVDERFRPSLNGLVPAKDSASHIRLTKYGLNELHYRSSNSKAGLAVFSEIYYPAGWKLFIDGKEEEILRANYLLRAAKIPAGDHDIVMKFEPRSYYLGNKITAFSSIAMLILLALAIAFEIIRQRKANAGKEVAPEGSKSVKK, from the coding sequence ATGCAACAAACTTGGCAAAAAGGCCTCCTGAAACATGTGTATGCCGTCCTGATCTTCCTGGGGCTCGCGTTCCTGTTCTGCTCGCCCGTGTTGAACGACATGGAATTGCGGCAGACCGATAACGTGTCGTGGAAGGGCATGTCCCAGGAAGCGCGTGCATATCACGACAGCACAGGCATCAATCCTGTGTGGACCAACGCCATGTTTGGCGGGATGCCTACGTACCAGATCTATATGGCGCAGGACAACTTTACGTATTACCTGCACGAGATCTTTACGCTGGGTTTGCCGAAGCCGGTGAACTTTTATTTCCTGGCGATGATCGGTTTTTATTTCCTGCTGTCTGTCATGAATTTCAGGTGGTGGATCGCGGTGATGGGGGCCATCGCCTTCGGGTTCGGTTCGTACAACGCGATGATCATCGCGGCGGGGCACGATACGAAGATGTTTACCATCGCGTACATGGCGCCCCTGCTCGCAGGCATCCTCCTCGCCTATCGCGGCAAATATTTCATCGGCGGGATCATTACCTGTATCACGCTGTGCCTCATGATCACTTCCGGCCACTATCAGATGGTTTATTATATGCTGCTGGTGTGCCTTTGCATAGGGATCGGCTATCTCGTTCATGCCGTTAAAACCAAACAGGTGCCCCAATTCCTGAAAGCCACGGGAACACTGGTGGTTTTCGGCGCATTGTCGGTCCTCCCCAGCACGGTTACCATCTGGACGACCACCGAATTCGGCAAATACACTATGCGCGGCGGCCATAGCGAACTGACGCCCGCCGCCGGAACGGAAAGCGACAAAACGAAAGGCGGCCTCGACAAAAGCTACGCTTTCAACTGGAGCGAAGGTATTTTCGAAACCCTCACCGTAGTGGCGCCCAACCTCTACGGCGGCCCCTCCTCCGGCCCGCTGCCCGACAACGGTGAAATGCACAAGCAACTGACCACCATGGGCGTTCCCGAAGCGCAGGCCAACGAATTCGTGAAGAACATGCCACGCTACTGGGGCTCGCAGCCGATGACCGACGGCGGCGTGTACTGGGGCGCCATCATCCTGTTCTTCTTCGTGCTGGCGCTGTTCATCGTGAAAGACTTCAACAAATGGTGGATCGTGGCGGCCTGCATCGTGGGCGTGGTGCTCGCCTGGGGCAGCAATCTTTCCTTTATCAACTATTTCCTGTTCGACCATCTCCCGCTGTACAATAAATTCCGCGCGCCGGCGCAGGCTTTGGTGATTCCGCAGGTGCTGGTGCCCTTTTTCGCATGCTGGGGCCTGAACCAGCTGATGACCGACGCGCAGGATAAAACGCTGGCGTTGAAAGACCTGAAGAAAGCGCTGTACGTGACCGGCGGCCTCGCGCTGCTGCTCGTGGTTTGCTCTTTCGGGGTGCTGTCTTTCACCCACAGCCAGGATTTTGCGCTGCAATATTTCAGCCAGTTCGTGGGTGGCGATCAGAATATGCTCGGCCAGATCATCACCGCGTTGAAGGCAGACCGTGCCTCCCTGCTGCGGATCGACGCGCTGAGGAGCCTCTTCTTCATCGTAGCCGCATTCGCCCTTTGCTGGGCCTGGCTGAAAGGCAAGCTGGCCGCAACGCCCGCGCTCGCCATCCTCGCCGGCCTCGTAGCCGTAGACCAGATGTGGATTTCCAACCGCTACCTCGGGAAAGAGAATTACGTAACCCCGTCTGACTACAGCGCCATTTTTGCGCCGTCTCCCGTAGATATCGAGATCAAGAAAGATCCTGATCCGTATTACCGCGTTTTCAATACGGCCCGTTTCGAAGACGCCATCAGTTCGTACCACCACAAGAGCGTGGGCGGTTATAGCCCCGTGAAGCTCGCCCGTTACCAGGACCTGATCGAGCATCAGCTGTCTAAAGGCACACCGGGCGTGGTGAACATGCTCAACACCAAATACATCATCTTCCAGACCCCGCAGGGCCAGCTTTCCTACCAGCGCAACCCCGAAGCACTCGGCAACGCCTGGTTCGTAGACAGCCTCGTATGGGCGAAGAACGCCGATGCAGAAATGAAAACGCTCGACAGCCTGCCCACCGCGCATGCCGCCGTGGTCGACGAGCGGTTCCGCCCTTCGTTGAACGGCCTCGTTCCCGCAAAAGATTCCGCCAGCCACATCCGCCTCACCAAATACGGCCTCAACGAGCTGCATTACCGCAGCTCCAACAGCAAGGCCGGCCTCGCGGTGTTCTCGGAGATTTATTATCCCGCAGGATGGAAACTGTTCATCGACGGTAAGGAAGAAGAAATCCTCCGCGCGAACTACCTGCTGCGCGCCGCCAAAATCCCCGCGGGCGATCACGATATCGTCATGAAATTCGAGCCGCGCAGCTATTACCTGGGCAACAAGATCACGGCGTTTTCGTCTATCGCCATGCTGATCCTGCTCGCCCTGGCCATCGCTTTCGAGATTATCCGGCAGCGGAAAGCCAATGCCGGCAAGGAAGTAGCGCCCGAAGGCAGCAAGTCCGTCAAAAAGTAA